The following are from one region of the Anguilla rostrata isolate EN2019 chromosome 7, ASM1855537v3, whole genome shotgun sequence genome:
- the dyrk4 gene encoding dual specificity tyrosine-phosphorylation-regulated kinase 4 isoform X2, producing the protein MAGDGNTAACCGFDLLQGCWEGQGRRNRRVQPESTRPDVFPHPQRFPTDGNRLGSSRPYQQKFGTGVGTLPQLEAPVKQVVVSNAKGQHQSDSILPHITNKGTQNSHQTQQEERPRVSQFHTRFSTSTENLSESNSTKSLSNKLEKEKSFEGLRLPMSPTEVLQNFQERLTEFEQEEIMDYSEIWYLGLDSKKIEGTQGTPQNCGYDDEHGSYIKVLHDHIGYRFEVLEVIGKGSFGQVLKCLDHKTNELVAIKVIRNKKRFHHQALVELKILDAIRRKDRDNCHNVIHMKEHFYFRNHLCISFELLGVNLYELIKKNNFQGFSVGLIRRFAHALLKCLQMLHREKIIHCDLKPENILLAQKGQGSIKVVDFGSSCYEQQRVYTYIQSRFYRSPEVILGHPYSMAIDMWSLGCILAELYTGYPLFPGESEVEQIACIMELLGLPPNEFIQTASRKRLFFDSKGNPRNITNSKGRKRRPNSKDMASVLKTSDPQFLDFLKHCLTWDPAKRMTPDEAMQHQWIQDLRLYKARPKTRPVRKPGENSISTDSNSEHAVRKAANNRTAEKAVSDGLDKTKRENSGKGGKITAAERLRPIGASAEEETREGGARDVSEKPDAGGERPVHIIIKPQLETGTDAAGQEQAQCLAPIM; encoded by the exons ATGGCCGGGGACGGGAACACGGCCGCCTGCTGCGGCTTTGACCTGCTCCAGGGCTGCTGGGAGGGACAGGGGCGCAGGAACAGGAGGGTGCAGCCAGAG tCAACGAGACCTGATGTCTTCCCCCACCCTCAGAGATTTCCAACTGATGGCAACAGGCTGGGATCCAGCAGGCCCTATCAGCAG AAGTTTGGCACAGGCGTAGGCACGCTTCCCCAGCTGGAAGCGCCCGTCAAGCAGGTGGTGGTCAGCAATGCCAAGGGCCAGCACCAGTCCGACAGCATCCTGCCCCACATCACCAACAAGGGGACACAGAACAGCCACCAAACGCAGCAG GAGGAGAGGCCGAGGGTCTCTCAGTTCCACACACGGTTCAGCACCTCCACGGAGAACCTGTCTGAATCCAATAGCACTAAGAGCCTCTCCAacaagctggagaaggagaaatCCTTTGAGGGTCTGAGGCTGCCCATGTCACCCACAG AGGTTCTGCAGAATTTCCAGGAGCGGCTGACCGAGTTCGAGCAGGAGGAGATCATGGATTACTCTGAGATCTGGTACCTGGGCCTGGACTCTAAGAAGATCGAGGGAACCCAGGGGACTCCCCAGAACTGTGGCTATGACGACGAGCATGGCAGCTACATCAAG GTCCTGCACGACCACATTGGCTATCGCTTTGAGGTGCTAGAGGTGATTGGAAAAGGATCATTTGGACAAGTCCTGAAATGTCTGGATCACAAGACCAATGAGCTGGTGGCCATAAAGGTCATTCGCAACAAGAAAAG GTTTCACCACCAAGCGCTTGTGGAGCTGAAAATCCTGGATGCGATCAGGAGGAAGGACCGAGACAACTGCCACAACGTTATCCACATGAAGGAGCACTTCTACTTCCGAAACCACCTCTGTATCTCCTTCGAGCTCCTGGG AGTGAACCTGTATGAGCTGATCAAGAAGAACAACTTCCAGGGGTTCAGCGTGGGACTGATCCGCCGCTTCGCCCACGCGCTGCTCAAGTGCTTACAGATGCTGCACCGGGAGAAGATCATCCACTGCGACCTCAAACCG GAGAACATCCTTCTGGCACAAAAGGGTCAAGGGAGCATCAAAGTGGTTGACTTTGGGTCCAGCTGTTATGAGCAACAGAGAG TGTACACCTACATCCAGAGTCGTTTCTACCGCTCTCCAGAGGTGATACTGGGCCATCCCTACAGCATGGCCATCGATATGTGGAGTCTGGGCTGCATCTTGGCTGAGCTCTACACGGGCTACCCCCTCTTCCCAGGAGAGAGCGAGGTGGAACAGATCGCTTGCATAATGGAG ctGCTGGGATTGCCCCCAAATGAGTTCATCCAGACAGCGTCAAGAAAGAGGCTGTTTTTCG ATTCCAAGGGCAACCCTCGGAATATCACAAACAGCAAAGGGAGGAAACGACGTCCCAACTCCAAAGACATGGCCAGCGTGTTAAAGACAAGCGACCCCCAGTTTCTGGACTTCCTCAAGCACTGCCTCAC GTGGGACCCCGCCAAGCGCATGACCCCCGATGAGGCCATGCAGCACCAGTGGATTCAGGATCTTCGGCTCTACAAGGCCCGCCCCAAAACCCGTCCCGTGAGGAAGCCGGGCGAGAACTCGATCAGCACGGACAGCAACAGCGAGCACGCGGTGCGCAAAGCGGCCAATAACAGGACAG CCGAGAAGGCGGTGTCTGACGGACTTGACAAGACCAAGAGAGAGAATTCTGGGAAGGGGGGCAAGATCACCGCTGCGGAACGCCTGCGGCCAATCGGGGCGTCCGCGGAGGAGGAGAcgcgggagggcggggccagggacGTTAGCGAGAAGCCAGACGCCGGGGGGGAGAGGCCGGTCCACATCATCATCAAACCCCAGCTGGAGACGGGCACCGACGCGGCAGGCCAGGAGCAGGCTCAGTGCCTGGCCCCCATCATGTGA
- the dyrk4 gene encoding dual specificity tyrosine-phosphorylation-regulated kinase 4 isoform X3, translated as MFPEINTKSTRPDVFPHPQRFPTDGNRLGSSRPYQQKFGTGVGTLPQLEAPVKQVVVSNAKGQHQSDSILPHITNKGTQNSHQTQQEERPRVSQFHTRFSTSTENLSESNSTKSLSNKLEKEKSFEGLRLPMSPTEVLQNFQERLTEFEQEEIMDYSEIWYLGLDSKKIEGTQGTPQNCGYDDEHGSYIKVLHDHIGYRFEVLEVIGKGSFGQVLKCLDHKTNELVAIKVIRNKKRFHHQALVELKILDAIRRKDRDNCHNVIHMKEHFYFRNHLCISFELLGVNLYELIKKNNFQGFSVGLIRRFAHALLKCLQMLHREKIIHCDLKPENILLAQKGQGSIKVVDFGSSCYEQQRVYTYIQSRFYRSPEVILGHPYSMAIDMWSLGCILAELYTGYPLFPGESEVEQIACIMELLGLPPNEFIQTASRKRLFFDSKGNPRNITNSKGRKRRPNSKDMASVLKTSDPQFLDFLKHCLTWDPAKRMTPDEAMQHQWIQDLRLYKARPKTRPVRKPGENSISTDSNSEHAVRKAANNRTAEKAVSDGLDKTKRENSGKGGKITAAERLRPIGASAEEETREGGARDVSEKPDAGGERPVHIIIKPQLETGTDAAGQEQAQCLAPIM; from the exons ATGTTTCCTGAAATTAATACAAAG tCAACGAGACCTGATGTCTTCCCCCACCCTCAGAGATTTCCAACTGATGGCAACAGGCTGGGATCCAGCAGGCCCTATCAGCAG AAGTTTGGCACAGGCGTAGGCACGCTTCCCCAGCTGGAAGCGCCCGTCAAGCAGGTGGTGGTCAGCAATGCCAAGGGCCAGCACCAGTCCGACAGCATCCTGCCCCACATCACCAACAAGGGGACACAGAACAGCCACCAAACGCAGCAG GAGGAGAGGCCGAGGGTCTCTCAGTTCCACACACGGTTCAGCACCTCCACGGAGAACCTGTCTGAATCCAATAGCACTAAGAGCCTCTCCAacaagctggagaaggagaaatCCTTTGAGGGTCTGAGGCTGCCCATGTCACCCACAG AGGTTCTGCAGAATTTCCAGGAGCGGCTGACCGAGTTCGAGCAGGAGGAGATCATGGATTACTCTGAGATCTGGTACCTGGGCCTGGACTCTAAGAAGATCGAGGGAACCCAGGGGACTCCCCAGAACTGTGGCTATGACGACGAGCATGGCAGCTACATCAAG GTCCTGCACGACCACATTGGCTATCGCTTTGAGGTGCTAGAGGTGATTGGAAAAGGATCATTTGGACAAGTCCTGAAATGTCTGGATCACAAGACCAATGAGCTGGTGGCCATAAAGGTCATTCGCAACAAGAAAAG GTTTCACCACCAAGCGCTTGTGGAGCTGAAAATCCTGGATGCGATCAGGAGGAAGGACCGAGACAACTGCCACAACGTTATCCACATGAAGGAGCACTTCTACTTCCGAAACCACCTCTGTATCTCCTTCGAGCTCCTGGG AGTGAACCTGTATGAGCTGATCAAGAAGAACAACTTCCAGGGGTTCAGCGTGGGACTGATCCGCCGCTTCGCCCACGCGCTGCTCAAGTGCTTACAGATGCTGCACCGGGAGAAGATCATCCACTGCGACCTCAAACCG GAGAACATCCTTCTGGCACAAAAGGGTCAAGGGAGCATCAAAGTGGTTGACTTTGGGTCCAGCTGTTATGAGCAACAGAGAG TGTACACCTACATCCAGAGTCGTTTCTACCGCTCTCCAGAGGTGATACTGGGCCATCCCTACAGCATGGCCATCGATATGTGGAGTCTGGGCTGCATCTTGGCTGAGCTCTACACGGGCTACCCCCTCTTCCCAGGAGAGAGCGAGGTGGAACAGATCGCTTGCATAATGGAG ctGCTGGGATTGCCCCCAAATGAGTTCATCCAGACAGCGTCAAGAAAGAGGCTGTTTTTCG ATTCCAAGGGCAACCCTCGGAATATCACAAACAGCAAAGGGAGGAAACGACGTCCCAACTCCAAAGACATGGCCAGCGTGTTAAAGACAAGCGACCCCCAGTTTCTGGACTTCCTCAAGCACTGCCTCAC GTGGGACCCCGCCAAGCGCATGACCCCCGATGAGGCCATGCAGCACCAGTGGATTCAGGATCTTCGGCTCTACAAGGCCCGCCCCAAAACCCGTCCCGTGAGGAAGCCGGGCGAGAACTCGATCAGCACGGACAGCAACAGCGAGCACGCGGTGCGCAAAGCGGCCAATAACAGGACAG CCGAGAAGGCGGTGTCTGACGGACTTGACAAGACCAAGAGAGAGAATTCTGGGAAGGGGGGCAAGATCACCGCTGCGGAACGCCTGCGGCCAATCGGGGCGTCCGCGGAGGAGGAGAcgcgggagggcggggccagggacGTTAGCGAGAAGCCAGACGCCGGGGGGGAGAGGCCGGTCCACATCATCATCAAACCCCAGCTGGAGACGGGCACCGACGCGGCAGGCCAGGAGCAGGCTCAGTGCCTGGCCCCCATCATGTGA
- the dyrk4 gene encoding dual specificity tyrosine-phosphorylation-regulated kinase 4 isoform X1, with protein sequence MNSTNQSTERKKTMKTKLEKLMKEKSNALPLLKKSTRPDVFPHPQRFPTDGNRLGSSRPYQQKFGTGVGTLPQLEAPVKQVVVSNAKGQHQSDSILPHITNKGTQNSHQTQQEERPRVSQFHTRFSTSTENLSESNSTKSLSNKLEKEKSFEGLRLPMSPTEVLQNFQERLTEFEQEEIMDYSEIWYLGLDSKKIEGTQGTPQNCGYDDEHGSYIKVLHDHIGYRFEVLEVIGKGSFGQVLKCLDHKTNELVAIKVIRNKKRFHHQALVELKILDAIRRKDRDNCHNVIHMKEHFYFRNHLCISFELLGVNLYELIKKNNFQGFSVGLIRRFAHALLKCLQMLHREKIIHCDLKPENILLAQKGQGSIKVVDFGSSCYEQQRVYTYIQSRFYRSPEVILGHPYSMAIDMWSLGCILAELYTGYPLFPGESEVEQIACIMELLGLPPNEFIQTASRKRLFFDSKGNPRNITNSKGRKRRPNSKDMASVLKTSDPQFLDFLKHCLTWDPAKRMTPDEAMQHQWIQDLRLYKARPKTRPVRKPGENSISTDSNSEHAVRKAANNRTAEKAVSDGLDKTKRENSGKGGKITAAERLRPIGASAEEETREGGARDVSEKPDAGGERPVHIIIKPQLETGTDAAGQEQAQCLAPIM encoded by the exons tCAACGAGACCTGATGTCTTCCCCCACCCTCAGAGATTTCCAACTGATGGCAACAGGCTGGGATCCAGCAGGCCCTATCAGCAG AAGTTTGGCACAGGCGTAGGCACGCTTCCCCAGCTGGAAGCGCCCGTCAAGCAGGTGGTGGTCAGCAATGCCAAGGGCCAGCACCAGTCCGACAGCATCCTGCCCCACATCACCAACAAGGGGACACAGAACAGCCACCAAACGCAGCAG GAGGAGAGGCCGAGGGTCTCTCAGTTCCACACACGGTTCAGCACCTCCACGGAGAACCTGTCTGAATCCAATAGCACTAAGAGCCTCTCCAacaagctggagaaggagaaatCCTTTGAGGGTCTGAGGCTGCCCATGTCACCCACAG AGGTTCTGCAGAATTTCCAGGAGCGGCTGACCGAGTTCGAGCAGGAGGAGATCATGGATTACTCTGAGATCTGGTACCTGGGCCTGGACTCTAAGAAGATCGAGGGAACCCAGGGGACTCCCCAGAACTGTGGCTATGACGACGAGCATGGCAGCTACATCAAG GTCCTGCACGACCACATTGGCTATCGCTTTGAGGTGCTAGAGGTGATTGGAAAAGGATCATTTGGACAAGTCCTGAAATGTCTGGATCACAAGACCAATGAGCTGGTGGCCATAAAGGTCATTCGCAACAAGAAAAG GTTTCACCACCAAGCGCTTGTGGAGCTGAAAATCCTGGATGCGATCAGGAGGAAGGACCGAGACAACTGCCACAACGTTATCCACATGAAGGAGCACTTCTACTTCCGAAACCACCTCTGTATCTCCTTCGAGCTCCTGGG AGTGAACCTGTATGAGCTGATCAAGAAGAACAACTTCCAGGGGTTCAGCGTGGGACTGATCCGCCGCTTCGCCCACGCGCTGCTCAAGTGCTTACAGATGCTGCACCGGGAGAAGATCATCCACTGCGACCTCAAACCG GAGAACATCCTTCTGGCACAAAAGGGTCAAGGGAGCATCAAAGTGGTTGACTTTGGGTCCAGCTGTTATGAGCAACAGAGAG TGTACACCTACATCCAGAGTCGTTTCTACCGCTCTCCAGAGGTGATACTGGGCCATCCCTACAGCATGGCCATCGATATGTGGAGTCTGGGCTGCATCTTGGCTGAGCTCTACACGGGCTACCCCCTCTTCCCAGGAGAGAGCGAGGTGGAACAGATCGCTTGCATAATGGAG ctGCTGGGATTGCCCCCAAATGAGTTCATCCAGACAGCGTCAAGAAAGAGGCTGTTTTTCG ATTCCAAGGGCAACCCTCGGAATATCACAAACAGCAAAGGGAGGAAACGACGTCCCAACTCCAAAGACATGGCCAGCGTGTTAAAGACAAGCGACCCCCAGTTTCTGGACTTCCTCAAGCACTGCCTCAC GTGGGACCCCGCCAAGCGCATGACCCCCGATGAGGCCATGCAGCACCAGTGGATTCAGGATCTTCGGCTCTACAAGGCCCGCCCCAAAACCCGTCCCGTGAGGAAGCCGGGCGAGAACTCGATCAGCACGGACAGCAACAGCGAGCACGCGGTGCGCAAAGCGGCCAATAACAGGACAG CCGAGAAGGCGGTGTCTGACGGACTTGACAAGACCAAGAGAGAGAATTCTGGGAAGGGGGGCAAGATCACCGCTGCGGAACGCCTGCGGCCAATCGGGGCGTCCGCGGAGGAGGAGAcgcgggagggcggggccagggacGTTAGCGAGAAGCCAGACGCCGGGGGGGAGAGGCCGGTCCACATCATCATCAAACCCCAGCTGGAGACGGGCACCGACGCGGCAGGCCAGGAGCAGGCTCAGTGCCTGGCCCCCATCATGTGA
- the ndufa9a gene encoding NADH dehydrogenase [ubiquinone] 1 alpha subcomplex subunit 9, mitochondrial → MAAVAFVCRRPGSVLPRISKAGSPAVLSAVPATVQQRKVHHSVIPRGKGGRSSVSGISATVFGATGYLGRYVVNHLGRMGSQVIVPHRCDQYDIMYLRPMGDLGQIIFLDWDARNRETIQRAMAHSNVVINLVGREWETSNYSFQDIYENIPREIARAAREAGVTKFIHMSHLNADIRSPSRYLRNKAVGERVVRDEFPDAVIMKPAEMFGREDRFFNHFANMRWFGRAVPLIALGKETVKQPVYVVDVSKAIVNAIKDPESNGKTYALVGPHRYLLHDLVEYLYAVAHRPFVPYPVPRPLYHMAARFFELNPFEPWTTRDKIDRLHTTDMKYPGLPGLEDLGIVPSSVEMKAIEVLRRHRRFRWLEAELGETKPAKTVDI, encoded by the exons ATGGCGGCTGTTGCTTTCGTCTGCCGCCGACCTGGCAGTGTCCTTCCCAGGATTTCCA AAGCTGGGTCACCAGCTGTGCTGTCGGCCGTGCCCGCGACAGTCCAGCAGAGGAAGGTCCACCATTCTGTCATCCCCCGCGGCAAAGGGGGTCGCTCGTCCGTTAGTGGGATTTCCGCTACCGTTTTTGGGGCGACCGGCTACCTTGGCCGATATGTAGTCAATCATCTAG GGCGCATGGGCTCTCAGGTCATTGTTCCTCACCGGTGTGACCAGTATGACATCATGTACCTGAGACCCATGGGAGATCTGGGTCAGATCATCTTCCtg GACTGGGATGCCAGAAATCGTGAGACCATCCAGAGAGCGATGGCTCACTCCAACGTGGTCATCAATTTGGTGGGCAGAGAATGGGAGACTAG CAACTACAGCTTTCAAGACATCTACGAGAACATCCCCCGGGAAATCGCCAGAGCAGCCCGGGAGGCGGGCGTCACAAAGTTCATCCACATGTCCCATCTGAACGCAGACATCCGCAGCCCCTCCAGATACCTGAGGAACAAG GCAGTAGGGGAGAGAGTAGTGAGAGATGAGTTCCCTGATGCTGTCATCATGAAGCCCGCAGAGATGTTCGGGAGGGAAGACAGATTCTTCAACCACTTTGCAA ACATGCGCTGGTTTGGGAGAGCCGTGCCCCTGATCGCCCTGGGGAAGGAAACGGTCAAGCAGCCCGTCTAC GTGGTGGATGTGTCCAAGGCCATTGTCAACGCCATCAAAGACCCAGAATCCAATGGGAAAACCTATGCTTTAGTAGG GCCTCACAGATACCTCCTGCACGATCTGGTGGAGTACCTGTACGCCGTGGCACACAGGCCTTTCGTGCCCTACCCGGTACCACGCCCTCTGTATCA TATGGCTGCAAGGTTTTTTGAACTCAACCCCTTTGAGCCGTGGACTACCCGTGACAAAATAGACCGG CTGCACACCACGGACATGAAGTACCCGGGCCTGCCCGGCCTGGAGGACCTGGGCATCGTGCCCTCGTCCGTGGAGATGAAGGCCATCGAGGTCCTGCGCCGCCACCGCCGCTTCCGCTGGCTGGAGGCCGAACTGGGGGAGACCAAGCCAGCCAAGACCGTGGACATCTGA